One window of the Amycolatopsis mediterranei genome contains the following:
- a CDS encoding shikimate dehydrogenase: protein MTSYLIGLVGTGIGPSASPALHEREADELGLRYVYRLLDLDVLRRPVAEVLAAARLAGFDGLNVTHPAKQAVVAHLDELSPEAAALGAVNTVVFRGGRAIGHNTDATGFARSLTRGLPDVRLDHVVLVGAGGAGAAVAHALLSLGTGCLIVHDVDGDRGARLAEALERRFGPGRAATGDLTAIHRADGLVHATPTGMAAHPGSPVLAELLHPRLWVADIVYRPLETALLAAARARGCRVLHGGGMVVFQAAESFRLFTGAEPDPARMLRHFDALEGEAARAA from the coding sequence GTGACCAGCTACCTGATCGGGCTCGTCGGCACGGGGATCGGGCCGTCCGCCAGCCCGGCCCTGCACGAACGCGAGGCCGACGAGCTCGGCCTCCGCTACGTCTACCGCCTGCTGGACCTCGACGTGCTGCGCCGCCCCGTAGCCGAGGTGCTCGCGGCGGCCCGCCTCGCCGGGTTCGACGGCCTCAACGTCACCCACCCGGCCAAGCAGGCGGTCGTGGCGCACCTCGACGAGCTCTCACCCGAAGCCGCCGCGCTCGGCGCGGTCAACACGGTCGTTTTCCGCGGCGGCCGCGCGATCGGCCACAACACCGACGCGACGGGGTTCGCCCGCAGCCTCACCCGCGGCCTGCCGGATGTCCGCCTGGACCACGTCGTCCTGGTCGGCGCCGGGGGAGCGGGCGCCGCGGTCGCCCACGCGCTCCTCTCGCTCGGCACCGGCTGCCTCATCGTCCACGACGTCGACGGCGACCGCGGCGCCCGGCTGGCCGAGGCGCTGGAGCGGAGGTTCGGCCCGGGCCGGGCGGCCACCGGCGACCTGACCGCGATCCACCGGGCCGACGGTCTGGTGCACGCCACCCCGACCGGGATGGCCGCCCACCCCGGCTCCCCGGTCCTGGCCGAGCTGCTGCACCCGCGGCTGTGGGTCGCCGACATCGTCTACCGCCCCCTGGAGACCGCGCTGCTGGCCGCCGCCCGCGCTCGCGGCTGCCGGGTGCTGCACGGCGGCGGCATGGTCGTGTTCCAAGCCGCCGAATCGTTCCGGCTGTTCACCGGCGCCGAGCCCGACCCGGCGCGGATGCTGCGCCACTTCGACGCCCTGGAGGGGGAGGCCGCCCGTGCCGCCTGA
- a CDS encoding nitroreductase family protein — MTYHPVPYRPARLPDDEALAQAAALRRRMEARRSVRMFSPDPVPERAVLDAIAVASTAPSGAHQQPWTFVLVADPAVRRRIREAAEAEERISYDGRLGDEWLAALRPLGTDAEKPHLTDAPYLIVVFQQRFAVDDDGGVRKHYYVDESVGIAVGMLLTALQVAGLAALTHTPSPMRFLGELLGRPRNEKAFAVIPVGYPADDCVVPDLRRKPLDEVLVRI; from the coding sequence ATGACCTACCACCCCGTGCCCTACCGCCCCGCCCGGCTGCCCGACGACGAAGCACTCGCCCAAGCCGCCGCGTTGCGCCGGCGGATGGAAGCCCGGCGCTCGGTGCGGATGTTCTCCCCCGACCCGGTGCCCGAACGCGCGGTGCTCGACGCGATCGCGGTCGCCTCGACCGCGCCCAGTGGGGCGCACCAGCAGCCGTGGACGTTCGTCCTCGTCGCGGATCCGGCGGTGCGCCGCAGGATCCGCGAAGCCGCCGAGGCCGAGGAACGGATTTCCTACGACGGGCGCCTCGGCGACGAATGGCTCGCCGCGCTCCGGCCGCTCGGGACCGACGCGGAGAAGCCGCACCTGACGGACGCGCCGTACCTGATCGTCGTGTTCCAGCAACGGTTCGCTGTGGACGACGACGGCGGTGTCCGCAAGCACTACTACGTCGACGAGTCGGTCGGCATCGCGGTCGGCATGCTGCTCACGGCGTTGCAGGTGGCGGGCCTGGCGGCACTGACGCACACGCCGTCGCCGATGCGGTTTCTCGGGGAGCTGCTGGGCCGCCCCCGCAACGAAAAGGCGTTCGCGGTGATCCCGGTCGGCTACCCGGCCGACGACTGCGTCGTGCCGGACCTGCGGCGCAAGCCCCTGGACGAGGTCCTCGTGCGGATCTGA
- a CDS encoding carbohydrate ABC transporter permease has translation MTATANVTMPAGATPPASPRDTPVKRRRRGRFGDRVLPYLLLLPALAAILVLLAWPLVQVLAISFRKLDIGQLVSGKTIWIGFDNYTNTLADPEFWTITVRTLVFTAAIVAATILGGLLLAVLMRHLDPVVRIMVQVTLVLAWATPVIATTTVFQWIFDEQYGILNKTLDRLGFHGFIGFSWFSSGASTLTVIGLLIVWQAVPFVTFSLYAGIIGVPREQYEAAGIDGASAWQTFRAVTWPAIRPITTMVTFLSVLWDFNAFAQIWAIREGGPDGGSTTLAVVLYLKGIAGNHFGAAGAIATLMLIVLALITGRYIQLLVRTPEGDLK, from the coding sequence ATGACCGCGACCGCCAATGTGACGATGCCGGCGGGGGCGACCCCGCCGGCATCGCCGCGCGACACGCCGGTCAAGCGGCGCAGGCGGGGCCGGTTCGGCGACCGGGTGCTCCCGTACCTGCTCCTGCTCCCGGCGCTCGCGGCCATCTTGGTCTTGCTCGCCTGGCCGCTGGTCCAGGTGCTCGCGATCAGCTTCCGCAAGCTCGACATCGGCCAGCTCGTCTCCGGCAAGACGATCTGGATCGGGTTCGACAACTACACGAACACCCTCGCCGACCCGGAGTTCTGGACGATCACCGTCCGGACCCTGGTCTTCACCGCCGCCATCGTGGCCGCCACCATCCTCGGCGGCCTGCTGCTGGCGGTGCTCATGCGCCACCTCGACCCGGTCGTGCGGATCATGGTCCAGGTGACGCTGGTGCTGGCGTGGGCGACCCCGGTGATCGCCACGACCACGGTGTTCCAGTGGATCTTCGACGAGCAGTACGGCATCCTCAACAAGACGCTGGACCGGCTCGGCTTCCACGGCTTCATCGGGTTCTCGTGGTTCTCCAGCGGCGCCAGCACGCTCACCGTGATCGGGCTGCTCATCGTGTGGCAGGCCGTGCCGTTCGTGACGTTTTCGCTGTACGCGGGCATCATCGGTGTCCCGCGCGAGCAGTACGAGGCCGCCGGCATCGACGGCGCCAGCGCGTGGCAGACCTTCCGCGCGGTCACCTGGCCCGCCATCCGGCCGATCACCACGATGGTCACGTTCCTGTCGGTGCTGTGGGACTTCAACGCCTTCGCGCAGATCTGGGCGATCCGCGAGGGCGGGCCCGACGGCGGGAGCACCACGCTGGCCGTCGTGCTGTACCTCAAGGGCATCGCGGGCAACCACTTCGGCGCGGCGGGGGCCATCGCCACCCTGATGCTGATCGTGCTCGCCCTCATCACCGGCCGGTACATCCAGCTGCTGGTCCGGACCCCGGAAGGTGATCTCAAGTGA
- a CDS encoding FHA domain-containing protein has translation MGGARIETLGGSGARLAVRRGSWLVGRGPDADLRLPSDQVSLRHAWIRQDARGTWVADAGSRNGTWVNGRRLAPRQDHPLSDGDRLEFGPVAAVYSDGESGAAHTRTWQRSSSGGGVSFGDVSAGTINNAGRDVNNSYDNRQHHRYEFTTPEGEALSLMATGKGLGRPIMLLGTLMSLTGFGLFGSGIFRFIKAGADSMSAGSFAAPPSPLGPEVFGGVPLGAVGFGLFVLGGVVSSIGLVMAKAARERRRRNERR, from the coding sequence ATGGGCGGGGCGAGGATCGAGACGCTCGGCGGGTCCGGCGCGCGCCTGGCCGTGCGCCGGGGCTCGTGGCTGGTGGGGCGCGGGCCCGACGCGGACCTGCGGCTGCCGTCGGACCAGGTGTCGCTGCGGCACGCCTGGATCCGCCAGGACGCGCGGGGGACGTGGGTGGCCGACGCCGGGTCGCGCAACGGCACCTGGGTCAACGGGCGGCGGCTGGCGCCGCGGCAGGACCACCCGCTCTCGGACGGCGACCGGCTCGAGTTCGGTCCGGTCGCCGCGGTGTACTCCGACGGCGAGTCCGGCGCGGCGCACACCAGGACCTGGCAGCGTTCGTCGTCCGGCGGCGGCGTCTCGTTCGGCGACGTGTCGGCCGGGACGATCAACAACGCCGGTCGTGACGTCAACAACAGCTACGACAACCGGCAGCACCACCGGTACGAGTTCACCACGCCGGAAGGCGAGGCGCTCTCCCTCATGGCGACCGGGAAGGGGCTCGGCCGCCCGATCATGCTCCTCGGGACGCTCATGAGCCTGACCGGGTTCGGGCTGTTCGGGTCGGGGATCTTCCGGTTCATCAAGGCGGGCGCGGACTCGATGTCGGCGGGTTCGTTCGCCGCGCCGCCGTCGCCGCTCGGCCCGGAGGTCTTCGGCGGGGTGCCGCTGGGCGCGGTCGGCTTCGGGCTCTTCGTGCTGGGCGGCGTGGTGTCGTCGATCGGGCTGGTGATGGCCAAGGCGGCCCGGGAACGGCGCCGCCGGAACGAGAGGCGTTAG
- a CDS encoding sugar phosphate isomerase/epimerase and 4-hydroxyphenylpyruvate domain-containing protein, which translates to MPPEPRTAIATVCLSGTLEDKLAAAAAAGFDGVELFENDLVVSPSSPAEIRRRCVGLGLSIDLYQPFRDFEAVPPERHTANLRRAARKFDVMAELGTDTVLVCSSVSPEAIDDDELAAEQLHALAELAATRGMRIAYEALAWGRHVSGYEHAWRIVRRAAHPALGVCLDSFHILSKGHDPAPIRAIPGEKIFFLQLADAPTLPMDVLPWSRHHRLFPGQGDFDLTAFTGHVLAAGYRGPLSLEVFNDVFRQADPRPAAVDALRSLLALKESLGVLELPAAPALTGHAFAEVVTDPGAGSVLAPLGFARTGVHRTKPVELWEQGDARVVVNEGGAAHGAVGAVALASTDPARSARRAEALLAPVLPRVRGPREADLASVEAPDGTQVFLCGDDWRDDFTPTGETAAGAGIFGIDHVALTQPFDHFEEAALFYRSVFGLTPSPVAEFAAPFGLVRSRSVAAGEVRLTLDAAVVRRGEWAPAVPEPQHVAFACTDALAAAAAMRAAGAPLLDIPGNYYADLDARLDLPPGRLDALQERSVLYDRDAHGEFLHFYTALAGARVFFEVVQRIGGYRGFGVANAPVRMAAHRARRHAAPPVKTPA; encoded by the coding sequence GTGCCGCCTGAACCGCGCACCGCGATCGCCACCGTCTGCCTGTCCGGCACCCTGGAAGACAAGCTGGCCGCGGCCGCCGCGGCCGGGTTCGACGGCGTCGAGCTGTTCGAGAACGACCTCGTGGTCTCCCCGTCCAGCCCGGCGGAGATCCGCCGCCGCTGCGTCGGCCTCGGCCTGTCCATCGACCTCTACCAGCCGTTCCGCGACTTCGAAGCCGTCCCGCCGGAGCGGCACACGGCCAACCTGCGCCGCGCGGCCCGCAAGTTCGACGTCATGGCCGAGCTCGGCACCGACACGGTCCTGGTCTGCTCCTCGGTGTCGCCGGAGGCGATCGACGACGACGAACTGGCCGCCGAACAGCTGCACGCGCTGGCCGAGCTGGCCGCGACGCGCGGGATGCGGATCGCCTACGAAGCCCTCGCCTGGGGCCGGCACGTCAGCGGGTACGAGCACGCCTGGCGCATCGTCCGCCGCGCCGCGCACCCCGCGCTCGGCGTCTGCCTGGACAGCTTCCACATCCTCTCGAAGGGCCACGACCCGGCACCGATCCGGGCGATCCCCGGCGAAAAGATCTTCTTCCTGCAGCTCGCCGACGCGCCGACGCTGCCGATGGACGTGCTGCCGTGGAGCCGCCACCACCGGCTCTTCCCCGGCCAGGGCGACTTCGACCTGACCGCGTTCACCGGGCACGTGCTCGCCGCGGGCTACCGCGGGCCGCTGTCGCTGGAGGTCTTCAACGACGTGTTCCGCCAGGCCGACCCACGCCCGGCCGCGGTCGACGCGCTGCGGTCGCTGCTGGCGCTGAAGGAATCCCTGGGCGTGCTCGAGCTGCCGGCCGCGCCGGCGCTGACCGGGCACGCGTTCGCCGAGGTCGTGACCGATCCGGGGGCGGGCAGCGTGCTGGCTCCGCTCGGGTTCGCGCGCACCGGCGTCCACCGGACCAAGCCGGTCGAGCTCTGGGAGCAGGGTGACGCCCGGGTGGTGGTCAACGAAGGCGGCGCGGCCCACGGCGCCGTCGGGGCGGTCGCGCTGGCGAGCACCGACCCGGCCCGCTCCGCCCGCCGCGCCGAAGCCCTGCTCGCGCCGGTCCTGCCGCGGGTGCGCGGCCCGCGCGAGGCCGACCTGGCGTCGGTCGAGGCGCCGGACGGCACCCAGGTGTTCCTCTGCGGCGACGACTGGCGGGACGACTTCACGCCCACCGGCGAAACGGCGGCCGGCGCGGGAATCTTCGGAATCGATCACGTGGCCCTCACCCAGCCGTTCGACCACTTCGAGGAAGCGGCGCTGTTCTACCGCTCGGTGTTCGGGCTGACGCCGTCGCCGGTGGCCGAGTTCGCGGCGCCGTTCGGGCTGGTGCGCAGCCGCTCGGTGGCGGCGGGGGAGGTCCGGCTGACGCTGGATGCCGCCGTGGTCCGCCGCGGCGAATGGGCGCCGGCGGTCCCCGAACCGCAGCACGTGGCGTTCGCCTGCACGGACGCCCTCGCCGCGGCCGCGGCGATGCGCGCGGCCGGGGCACCCCTGCTGGACATCCCCGGCAACTACTACGCCGACCTCGACGCCCGCCTCGACCTGCCGCCGGGACGACTCGACGCGCTCCAGGAGCGTTCGGTGCTCTACGACCGGGACGCCCACGGCGAGTTCCTGCACTTCTACACTGCGCTGGCCGGGGCGCGGGTGTTCTTCGAGGTGGTGCAGCGGATCGGCGGGTACCGCGGCTTCGGCGTGGCCAATGCGCCGGTGCGGATGGCCGCCCACCGCGCGCGGCGACACGCGGCGCCACCGGTGAAAACGCCGGCCTGA
- a CDS encoding TetR/AcrR family transcriptional regulator, with translation MAAPSSEAERQRDKERTRADILAVATREFADKGYTGARVDEIAARTSTTKRMIYYYFGGKEQLYIAVLEQAYSAIRALERQLDVEHLDPEDALRRLAALTFDHHEANPDFIRLVSIENIHHAQHLAQSEILAGLADPALGGLTVVLERGRAAGRFRADADPLDIHMVISAFCVFRLANRHTFQAIFGRDMLDPARREHYRTMLGDLVIDYLTA, from the coding sequence GTGGCCGCACCATCGTCGGAAGCCGAGCGCCAGCGCGACAAGGAACGCACGCGCGCCGACATCCTCGCGGTGGCCACCCGGGAGTTCGCGGACAAGGGCTACACCGGCGCCCGCGTCGACGAGATCGCCGCCCGCACGAGCACCACCAAGCGGATGATCTACTACTACTTCGGCGGCAAGGAACAGCTGTACATCGCCGTGCTCGAGCAGGCGTACTCCGCGATCCGAGCCCTGGAACGGCAACTCGACGTCGAGCACCTGGACCCGGAGGACGCCCTCCGGCGGCTGGCGGCGCTGACCTTCGACCACCACGAGGCCAATCCGGACTTCATCCGGCTCGTCAGCATCGAGAACATCCACCACGCGCAGCACCTCGCGCAGTCGGAGATCCTCGCCGGGCTGGCCGACCCCGCCCTCGGCGGGCTGACGGTCGTGCTGGAGCGCGGCCGCGCGGCCGGCCGCTTCCGCGCCGACGCCGACCCGCTGGACATCCACATGGTGATCAGCGCGTTCTGCGTCTTCCGCCTGGCGAACCGGCACACGTTCCAGGCGATCTTCGGCCGCGACATGCTGGATCCGGCCCGGCGCGAGCACTACCGCACGATGCTCGGCGACCTGGTGATCGACTACCTGACCGCCTGA
- a CDS encoding MFS transporter — MTGSMPRKAALAAWIGSALEYYDFFIYGTAAALVFGKVFFPASSPATGTLLALATFGVGYLARPVGAFVLGHVGDRFGRKRVLVLTLLLMGFATFCVGCLPTYASVGVLAPVLLVVLRLLQGLSAAGEQAGANSMSLEHAPEHRRAYFTSFTLSGTQAGQILATAIFLPVAALPSAQLLTWGWRVPFWGSALVVLVGFVIRRKLDETPVFERTDVAKLPVAVLFRHHWADVLRVVVAATIASVSTIFTVYALSYAVNTIGLARTPMLWVGVLANVVALAAIPLLAGLADRVGRKPVFITGCLACGVLIFPYLWSISIGSYALLFVLGIVLFGVAYSGVNGVWPALYGEMFSARVRLSGMAIGTQIGFAVAGFAPSVVAAIGSGKQDWLGVAIFTAAVCVVAAAAAATARETYRVPTAQLGGVAPAKPSTVVVS, encoded by the coding sequence GTGACCGGATCGATGCCCCGCAAGGCGGCGCTGGCCGCCTGGATCGGCAGCGCGCTCGAGTACTACGACTTCTTCATCTACGGCACCGCCGCCGCGCTCGTGTTCGGCAAGGTGTTCTTCCCCGCCTCCTCCCCCGCCACCGGCACCCTGCTGGCGCTGGCCACCTTCGGCGTCGGCTACCTCGCCCGGCCGGTCGGCGCGTTCGTCCTCGGCCACGTCGGCGACCGGTTCGGCCGCAAGCGCGTGCTCGTCCTCACGCTGCTGCTCATGGGCTTCGCGACGTTCTGCGTCGGCTGCCTGCCGACCTACGCGAGCGTCGGCGTCCTCGCCCCCGTCCTGCTGGTCGTTCTCCGCCTGCTGCAAGGGCTTTCCGCGGCCGGCGAGCAGGCGGGCGCGAACTCGATGTCACTGGAACACGCTCCCGAACACCGGCGCGCCTACTTCACCAGCTTCACCTTGAGCGGCACGCAAGCCGGGCAAATCCTGGCCACCGCGATCTTCCTGCCGGTCGCGGCGCTCCCGTCGGCGCAGCTGCTGACCTGGGGCTGGCGGGTGCCGTTCTGGGGCAGCGCACTCGTGGTGCTGGTCGGCTTCGTGATCCGGCGCAAGCTCGACGAGACGCCGGTGTTCGAACGCACCGACGTCGCGAAGCTGCCGGTCGCGGTCCTGTTCCGCCACCACTGGGCGGACGTGCTGCGGGTGGTGGTCGCGGCGACGATCGCTTCGGTGAGCACGATCTTCACCGTCTACGCGCTGAGCTACGCGGTCAACACGATCGGCCTGGCCCGCACCCCGATGCTCTGGGTCGGCGTGCTCGCGAACGTCGTCGCGCTGGCGGCGATCCCGCTGCTGGCCGGGCTCGCCGACCGCGTCGGGCGCAAACCGGTGTTCATCACCGGCTGCCTGGCCTGCGGCGTGCTGATCTTCCCGTACCTGTGGTCGATCTCGATCGGCTCGTACGCCCTGCTGTTCGTGCTCGGCATCGTGTTGTTCGGCGTGGCGTACTCCGGGGTCAACGGCGTCTGGCCGGCGCTGTACGGCGAGATGTTCAGCGCGCGAGTCCGCCTTTCCGGCATGGCGATCGGCACCCAGATCGGCTTCGCGGTCGCGGGCTTCGCCCCCAGCGTCGTGGCGGCGATCGGTTCGGGCAAGCAGGACTGGCTCGGCGTCGCGATCTTCACGGCGGCGGTGTGCGTGGTGGCGGCCGCCGCCGCGGCGACGGCCCGGGAGACCTACCGGGTGCCGACCGCGCAACTGGGCGGCGTGGCGCCCGCGAAACCGTCCACTGTGGTCGTGTCTTAG
- a CDS encoding (Fe-S)-binding protein: protein MLVRLILGLLMTVVGLAVAGKRVAFLYRLIKAGQPDTKRSDDLGARVFAQVREVFGQRKLLKWSVPGLAHFFTFWGFVILASVYLEAYGALFDEKFAIPWIGHWAVLGFLQDFIAVAVAVSLGVFTIIRIRNAPERKDRASRFYGSHTGGAWLILAMIFNVVWTMFFFRGASSASGNFPYDNGAYVSLGVGNLLEPLGHSTTEVLETVGLLLHIGVMLVFLSIVLYSKHLHIFVAPLNVSAKRLPDALGPLLPMESAGKPIDFEDPAEDDTFGRGKIGDFTWKGMLDFATCTECGRCQSQCPAWNTGKPLSPKLVIMNLRDNLFEEAPYILAGTEHEGARPLVGPEDDGGVIDPDVLWSCTTCGACVEQCPVDIEHVDHIVDMRRYQVMIESAFPTELGGLFKNLETKGNPWGQNNAERLTWTKDLGFDVPVFDGELAEDVEYVYWVGCAGAFDDQARKTVRATAELLHIAGVRYVVLGKEESCTGDPARRAGNEFLFQMMAQQTAETLNAVFEGREPRLRKIVTTCPHCLNTLSREYPQLDGHYEVVHHTQLLNRLVRGGQLTPVKPVEDGPKVTYHDPCYLGRHNKVYTPPRELVGATGAQLAEMPRHADRALCCGAGGARMWMEEQIGKRINLERVDEAIATDAETIVTGCPFCRVMLTDGLVQRQSEQKAENVDVRDVAQLLLERVKAADTSAPTV, encoded by the coding sequence GTGCTCGTTCGTCTCATCCTCGGCCTGCTCATGACCGTCGTCGGCCTCGCCGTCGCCGGCAAGCGCGTGGCCTTCCTGTACCGGCTGATCAAGGCCGGCCAGCCCGACACCAAACGGTCGGACGACCTCGGTGCCCGCGTCTTCGCGCAGGTGCGCGAGGTGTTCGGCCAGCGCAAGCTGCTGAAGTGGTCGGTGCCCGGCCTGGCGCACTTCTTCACGTTCTGGGGCTTCGTGATCCTCGCTTCGGTGTACCTCGAGGCGTACGGCGCGCTCTTCGACGAGAAGTTCGCCATCCCGTGGATCGGCCACTGGGCGGTGCTCGGCTTCCTGCAGGACTTCATCGCCGTCGCCGTGGCGGTTTCGCTCGGCGTGTTCACGATCATCCGCATCCGGAACGCCCCCGAGCGCAAGGATCGCGCGTCGCGGTTCTACGGCTCGCACACCGGCGGCGCGTGGCTGATCCTCGCCATGATCTTCAACGTCGTCTGGACGATGTTCTTCTTCCGCGGCGCCTCTTCGGCGTCCGGCAACTTTCCGTACGACAACGGCGCGTACGTCTCGCTCGGCGTCGGGAACCTCCTGGAGCCGCTCGGGCACTCGACGACCGAGGTGCTGGAGACGGTCGGCCTGCTCCTGCACATCGGCGTCATGCTGGTGTTCCTGTCGATCGTGCTCTACTCCAAGCACCTGCACATCTTCGTCGCGCCGCTCAACGTCTCGGCGAAGCGGCTGCCGGACGCGCTCGGCCCGCTGCTGCCGATGGAGTCCGCGGGCAAGCCGATCGACTTCGAGGACCCCGCCGAAGACGACACGTTCGGCCGCGGGAAGATCGGCGACTTCACGTGGAAGGGCATGCTCGACTTCGCCACGTGCACCGAATGCGGCCGCTGCCAGTCGCAGTGCCCGGCGTGGAACACCGGGAAGCCGTTGTCACCCAAGCTCGTCATCATGAACCTGCGCGACAACCTGTTCGAGGAAGCGCCCTACATCCTGGCGGGCACCGAGCACGAGGGCGCGCGCCCGCTGGTCGGGCCGGAGGACGACGGCGGTGTGATCGATCCGGACGTGCTCTGGTCGTGCACGACCTGCGGTGCGTGCGTCGAGCAGTGCCCGGTGGACATCGAGCACGTCGACCACATCGTCGACATGCGCCGCTACCAGGTGATGATCGAGTCGGCGTTCCCGACCGAGCTGGGCGGGCTGTTCAAGAACCTGGAGACCAAGGGCAACCCGTGGGGCCAGAACAACGCGGAGCGCCTCACCTGGACCAAGGACCTGGGCTTCGACGTCCCGGTGTTCGACGGCGAGCTGGCCGAGGACGTCGAGTACGTCTACTGGGTCGGCTGCGCCGGCGCGTTCGACGACCAGGCGCGCAAGACCGTCCGCGCCACGGCGGAGCTGCTGCACATCGCCGGGGTGAGGTACGTGGTGCTGGGCAAGGAGGAGTCCTGCACCGGTGATCCGGCGCGCCGCGCGGGCAACGAGTTCCTCTTCCAGATGATGGCGCAGCAGACGGCGGAGACGCTGAACGCCGTGTTCGAGGGCCGCGAGCCGCGGCTGCGCAAGATCGTCACGACCTGCCCGCACTGCCTGAACACGCTGAGCCGCGAATACCCCCAGCTGGACGGCCACTACGAGGTGGTCCACCACACGCAGCTGCTCAACCGCCTGGTCCGCGGCGGGCAGCTGACCCCGGTGAAGCCGGTCGAGGACGGCCCGAAGGTCACCTACCACGATCCCTGCTACCTGGGCCGTCACAACAAGGTCTACACGCCACCGCGCGAGCTGGTCGGCGCGACGGGCGCCCAGCTGGCGGAGATGCCCCGCCACGCGGACCGCGCCCTCTGCTGCGGCGCCGGCGGCGCCCGCATGTGGATGGAGGAGCAGATCGGCAAGCGCATCAACCTGGAGCGGGTCGACGAGGCGATCGCCACGGACGCGGAGACGATCGTGACGGGCTGCCCGTTCTGCCGCGTGATGCTGACCGACGGCCTGGTCCAGCGCCAGAGCGAGCAGAAGGCGGAGAACGTCGACGTGCGCGATGTCGCCCAGCTGCTGCTGGAACGGGTGAAAGCCGCGGACACCTCGGCGCCGACGGTCTGA
- a CDS encoding sugar ABC transporter substrate-binding protein gives MKRWLKLAAGAAALTLATAGCAGSSGSDTAASSSGNAPLSGTVTVWLMTGSAPATLTDALNKEFEAAHPGVKVKYEVQQWDGIQQKLTTALASGAPPDVIEIGNTQTAAFASQDGVLTDLTADKDSFNGSQWLKGLADSGSYDGKTYGVPFYAANREVIYRKDMFEQAGIAKPPASNDEWIDAIGKLKTKFGSDPDFQALYMPGQNWYALLSFIWDNGGDIAKADGKNYKATLDTPEAKAGLDFYKKLVDTSGTKAPKDADEAKPQQATVYGAGKVAMMIGLPWELATAAKTDASLTGKTGAFAIPSKTAGQSAPVFLGGSNLAIPANSKNVAAAKEYIKLLASQKYQGQLAAAGVVPGTSTDLTGLDKDPLGSVMAKASANGKAVPASPKWGDVESGQNPVKDMLTAYLTGKKTLDQATADANAALNKLIGG, from the coding sequence GTGAAACGCTGGCTCAAGCTGGCGGCGGGCGCCGCCGCACTCACGCTCGCGACCGCAGGCTGCGCGGGCTCCAGCGGCTCGGACACCGCGGCCTCGTCGAGCGGCAACGCACCGCTGAGCGGGACCGTCACGGTCTGGCTGATGACCGGCTCCGCGCCGGCCACCCTGACCGACGCGCTCAACAAGGAGTTCGAGGCCGCGCACCCCGGGGTCAAGGTCAAGTACGAAGTCCAGCAGTGGGACGGCATCCAGCAGAAGCTGACCACCGCGCTGGCCAGCGGCGCGCCGCCGGACGTCATCGAGATCGGCAACACGCAGACCGCCGCGTTCGCCTCGCAGGACGGCGTGCTGACCGACCTGACCGCCGACAAGGACAGCTTCAACGGCTCGCAGTGGCTCAAGGGTCTCGCCGACTCCGGCAGCTACGACGGCAAGACCTACGGCGTCCCGTTCTACGCGGCCAACCGTGAGGTCATCTACCGCAAGGACATGTTCGAGCAGGCGGGCATCGCCAAGCCGCCGGCCTCGAACGACGAGTGGATCGACGCGATCGGCAAGCTGAAGACCAAGTTCGGCTCCGACCCCGACTTCCAGGCGCTCTACATGCCGGGCCAGAACTGGTACGCCCTGCTGTCGTTCATCTGGGACAACGGCGGCGACATCGCCAAGGCCGACGGCAAGAACTACAAGGCGACCCTCGACACCCCCGAGGCCAAGGCCGGCCTGGACTTCTACAAGAAGCTCGTCGACACCTCCGGCACCAAGGCGCCGAAGGACGCCGACGAGGCCAAGCCGCAGCAGGCGACCGTCTACGGCGCCGGCAAGGTGGCCATGATGATCGGCCTCCCGTGGGAGCTGGCCACCGCGGCCAAGACCGACGCGAGCCTGACCGGCAAGACCGGCGCCTTCGCCATCCCGAGCAAGACCGCCGGCCAGAGCGCCCCGGTCTTCCTGGGCGGCTCGAACCTGGCCATCCCGGCCAACAGCAAGAACGTGGCCGCGGCCAAGGAGTACATCAAGCTGCTCGCGAGCCAGAAGTACCAGGGCCAGCTCGCCGCGGCCGGCGTCGTGCCCGGCACGTCGACCGACCTCACCGGTCTGGACAAGGACCCGCTGGGCAGCGTGATGGCCAAGGCTTCGGCCAACGGCAAGGCCGTGCCGGCCAGCCCCAAGTGGGGTGACGTGGAGTCCGGCCAGAACCCGGTCAAGGACATGCTGACCGCGTACCTGACCGGCAAGAAGACGCTCGACCAGGCGACCGCCGACGCCAACGCAGCGTTGAACAAGCTCATCGGCGGATGA